One genomic region from Natrinema caseinilyticum encodes:
- a CDS encoding segregation and condensation protein A, translating to MTREASEESKTTTEGSENASGEAASSESRDDEIPLNIVGHEDRERPGDSRPEAATEAAASAGGDESVLEFTEGATADAADEGATVDEAGNEDEVEPVELLVKLAKDGEIDPWDIDIVAVTDKFLEALDDVDLRTSGRALFYASVLLRMKSDELFATDEPEDEDLPPWEAPFADDGAMAADGDDGGEYPSGFDPVENLEAEMERRLERKHARGKPETLDELVRELRTAERDTWWKESRSYDTSDSPSGYGRGVQELNYHSGDDFRVDDEPTSDDVTHTAHEEDIEAVIDDVEAELEDHYGKGRDEVLYAEIDEIGGTRVMTYLALLFLAHRGRVVLEQDELFGDLWVKEATVESEPSEAIAD from the coding sequence ATGACTAGGGAGGCCTCCGAGGAGTCGAAGACGACGACGGAGGGCTCCGAAAATGCGAGCGGCGAAGCCGCGAGCAGCGAGTCTCGAGACGACGAGATTCCGCTGAACATCGTGGGACACGAGGATCGGGAACGGCCGGGGGACTCGAGGCCCGAAGCGGCCACGGAGGCGGCCGCGAGCGCGGGCGGCGACGAGTCGGTCCTCGAGTTCACGGAGGGAGCGACGGCGGACGCCGCGGACGAGGGGGCCACGGTCGACGAGGCCGGGAACGAAGACGAAGTCGAGCCCGTCGAATTGCTCGTCAAGCTCGCGAAAGACGGCGAGATCGATCCGTGGGATATCGACATCGTGGCGGTCACCGACAAGTTCCTCGAGGCGCTCGACGACGTCGACCTGCGAACGTCGGGGCGGGCGCTGTTCTACGCGAGCGTCCTCCTGCGGATGAAAAGCGACGAACTGTTCGCCACCGACGAACCCGAAGACGAGGACCTCCCGCCGTGGGAAGCCCCCTTCGCGGACGACGGTGCGATGGCCGCCGACGGCGACGACGGCGGCGAGTATCCGTCCGGATTCGATCCCGTCGAGAATCTCGAGGCCGAGATGGAACGCCGCCTCGAGCGCAAACACGCGCGGGGGAAACCGGAGACGCTGGACGAACTGGTTCGCGAACTCCGAACCGCCGAACGCGACACGTGGTGGAAGGAATCGCGCAGCTACGACACGAGCGACTCGCCGTCCGGCTACGGCCGCGGCGTCCAGGAGCTGAACTACCACTCCGGCGACGACTTTCGCGTGGACGACGAACCGACGAGCGACGACGTCACGCACACGGCCCACGAGGAGGACATCGAGGCGGTCATCGACGACGTCGAAGCGGAACTCGAGGACCACTACGGGAAGGGGCGAGACGAGGTGCTGTACGCCGAGATCGACGAGATCGGCGGGACGCGCGTGATGACCTATCTCGCGTTGCTCTTTCTGGCCCACCGCGGTCGGGTCGTACTCGAGCAGGACGAACTGTTCGGCGATCTCTGGGTCAAAGAGGCCACGGTCGAGTCGGAACCGAGCGAAGCGATCGCCGACTGA
- the mtnP gene encoding S-methyl-5'-thioadenosine phosphorylase: protein MTIGVIGGSGIYDALPLENTRTEAVSTPYGEPSGAVTLGDLAGREVAFLPRHGENHQYLPTDASYRANIYALKAVGVDRVISTNAVGSLREDLPPRTLVVPDQIFDRTKHRSPSFFGDGMVVHMGFAHPYCPELATHLANAAEDVTDGETKTERGGTYVCIEGPQFSTKAESEFYRSQGWDVIGMTAIPEAKLAREAELSYATIAGVTDYDVWKDDGEVTLEEVLENAAVNQDAINAVVERAIRTMPDDFHSEAWSALEGTINTPVEAIPEETLERVDLLAGEYLDRE, encoded by the coding sequence ATGACGATCGGCGTAATCGGCGGGAGCGGCATCTACGACGCACTACCACTCGAGAACACTCGCACGGAGGCGGTTTCGACGCCCTACGGCGAACCGAGCGGGGCGGTGACGCTCGGCGACCTCGCCGGACGCGAGGTGGCGTTTCTCCCACGGCACGGGGAGAACCATCAGTACCTGCCGACAGACGCGTCCTACCGGGCGAATATTTACGCGCTCAAGGCGGTCGGCGTCGATCGGGTGATCTCGACGAACGCGGTCGGGAGCCTCCGCGAGGATCTGCCACCCAGAACGCTGGTCGTCCCGGACCAGATCTTCGACCGAACCAAGCATCGGTCGCCCTCATTTTTCGGTGACGGGATGGTCGTCCACATGGGGTTCGCCCACCCGTACTGCCCGGAATTGGCCACCCATCTCGCGAACGCGGCCGAGGACGTGACCGACGGTGAGACCAAGACCGAACGAGGCGGGACCTACGTCTGTATCGAAGGCCCGCAGTTTTCGACGAAGGCCGAAAGCGAGTTCTACCGATCGCAGGGATGGGACGTCATCGGAATGACCGCCATTCCGGAGGCCAAACTCGCCCGCGAAGCCGAACTGAGCTACGCCACGATCGCCGGCGTCACCGACTACGACGTCTGGAAGGACGACGGCGAGGTGACTCTCGAGGAAGTCCTCGAGAACGCCGCGGTCAACCAGGACGCGATCAACGCCGTCGTCGAACGCGCCATCCGGACCATGCCCGACGACTTCCACAGCGAGGCCTGGAGCGCACTCGAGGGAACGATCAACACTCCCGTCGAAGCGATCCCGGAAGAGACGCTCGAGCGCGTCGATTTGTTAGCCGGCGAGTATCTGGACCGGGAGTGA